A window from Pyrococcus yayanosii CH1 encodes these proteins:
- a CDS encoding DNA cytosine methyltransferase, with amino-acid sequence MGGHKGCSPDAPNNEPWLPGGRIEREIPRLKWGEALQRFGRFSNWIRLHPHKPAPTVRGNSRFVHPFEDRPLTVREQARLMGYPDDHVFLGGRNVQYDSIGESVPPPLAKAIALEVMKKL; translated from the coding sequence GTGGGAGGCCATAAGGGATGTTCCCCCGATGCTCCGAACAACGAGCCCTGGCTCCCCGGTGGTAGGATAGAAAGGGAAATTCCTAGGCTGAAGTGGGGGGAAGCCCTTCAAAGGTTCGGCCGATTCTCCAACTGGATACGGCTACATCCGCACAAGCCGGCCCCAACGGTCAGGGGAAACAGCCGCTTCGTCCATCCTTTCGAGGACAGGCCTCTCACCGTGAGGGAGCAGGCCCGGCTGATGGGATATCCTGATGACCACGTGTTCCTTGGAGGCAGAAACGTCCAGTACGACAGCATTGGGGAATCTGTGCCTCCCCCTTTAGCAAAAGCTATAGCCCTTGAGGTTATGAAAAAGTTGTGA
- a CDS encoding DNA cytosine methyltransferase, translating to MRRPLRRYSRKQRRRWKLGRKPLRAEYALRYRSIFRGRGFSRGFKEAGFEILAAVENFKPKAKTYRTNFPEVKLYVEDIKRLNPAEILREVGRPDVIIGGPPCEPFTAINPRRRERAIDRLYRDPIGRLVLYFIRFVEVIRPEIFVMEQVPQIMELEDALRREFKKAGYDVHFNILNALDYGVPQVRRRVFVSNVEIRPKSVKGKRAVWEAIRDVPPMLRTTSPGSPVVG from the coding sequence TTGAGGAGGCCGCTAAGAAGATATTCGAGAAAGCAAAGGAGACGCTGGAAGCTTGGGAGAAAGCCGTTAAGGGCTGAGTATGCCCTCCGTTATAGATCTATTTTCCGGGGCAGGGGGTTCAGCAGAGGATTTAAGGAGGCCGGCTTCGAGATTCTTGCCGCCGTCGAGAACTTCAAACCCAAGGCCAAAACTTACAGGACCAACTTTCCCGAAGTGAAGCTCTACGTCGAGGACATAAAGCGGCTTAATCCGGCCGAAATCCTTAGAGAGGTAGGACGGCCGGACGTAATTATCGGGGGGCCTCCTTGCGAGCCCTTTACGGCCATAAATCCTAGGAGAAGGGAAAGGGCCATCGACAGGCTGTACAGGGACCCGATTGGAAGGCTCGTTCTTTACTTCATCCGCTTCGTCGAGGTTATAAGGCCTGAGATATTCGTTATGGAGCAGGTGCCTCAAATAATGGAGCTGGAGGACGCTCTAAGGAGGGAGTTCAAGAAGGCTGGATACGATGTGCACTTCAACATCCTCAATGCCTTGGATTACGGTGTTCCTCAGGTCAGGAGACGGGTTTTCGTGTCCAACGTTGAAATAAGGCCAAAGAGTGTGAAAGGCAAGAGGGCCGTGTGGGAGGCCATAAGGGATGTTCCCCCGATGCTCCGAACAACGAGCCCTGGCTCCCCGGTGGTAGGATAG
- a CDS encoding DNA-directed RNA polymerase subunit L, which produces MKIEVIKREENLLEFYLEGEDHTFANLLVEILRENKHIKFAAYTIEHPITMARKPRFRVVTDGKVTPERALEEAAKKIFEKAKETLEAWEKAVKG; this is translated from the coding sequence ATGAAGATTGAGGTCATCAAGAGGGAGGAAAATCTCTTGGAGTTCTACCTCGAGGGGGAGGATCACACCTTTGCGAACCTGCTCGTTGAGATCCTAAGGGAGAACAAGCACATAAAGTTCGCCGCCTACACGATAGAGCACCCCATAACCATGGCGAGGAAGCCGAGGTTCAGGGTGGTCACCGACGGCAAGGTGACGCCGGAGCGGGCCCTTGAGGAGGCCGCTAAGAAGATATTCGAGAAAGCAAAGGAGACGCTGGAAGCTTGGGAGAAAGCCGTTAAGGGCTGA